The Polyodon spathula isolate WHYD16114869_AA chromosome 3, ASM1765450v1, whole genome shotgun sequence genome has a segment encoding these proteins:
- the LOC121312736 gene encoding inactive ubiquitin thioesterase OTULINL-like codes for MGQAGSKMESHTKGKNDNFPSALTDKSGFQSVRQTVYWLSGFLWQTLEGRLILGVGFVLGLFFIRKPYVYIGRFLKHYKGCFPGMTKKSLSVAPAMDLLEYCELEWKGMTPHADQIRKAYGEIYRVHNIRYICRVRGDNYCALRATLFQVLNNGIPFPSWMKEQDITKLPEKLFYSQGCNWIQQYSFGPEKYTGPKAFYKLRKCVDMLKFQWADIYGLKDKKAREKACKLLFMDEANEYKMYEAVKFLMLYQAIEMSEGMRHGQDVPNFCAILFSRDTSLDPFSFMLNHLNTIGDSGGLEQIEMFLLGYTLELHIQTFRLYKYGTEEFEVSFTDVCGKDWHKITLLTEDDRHYNIPVTHQ; via the exons ATAAAAGTGGATTCCAGTCCGTGAGGCAAACAGTCTACTGGTTGTCTGGATTTTTGTGGCAGACATTGGAAGGACGGCTAATACTAGGAGTTGGATTTGTACTTGGTCTGTTTTTTATCCGAAAGCCGTATGTTTACATAGGGCGGTTTTTGAAACA TTACAAAGGATGTTTCCCAGGGATGACCAAAA AAAGTCTCAGTGTAGCCCCAGCAATGGATCTACTAGAATACTGTGAACTGGAATGGAAAGGAATGACACCTCATGCTGATCAAATAAGGAAG GCCTATGGAGAAATCTACAGGGTACATAATATTAGGTACATTTGCAGAGTTCGTGGAGACAACTACTGTGCATTGAGAGCGACACTGTTTCAGGTGCTCAACAATGGCATCCCCTTTCCATCCTGGATGAAAGAACAAGATATCACAAAG CTCCCTGAGAAGCTGTTTTACTCACAAGGCTGCAACTGGATACAGCAGTACAGCTTCGGACCAGAAAAATACACAGGACCAAAAGCTTTTTATAAGCTACGTAAATGCGTAGACATGTTGAAGTTTCAG TGGGCTGATATTTATGGACTCAAGGATAAGAAGGCACGTGAAAAGGCCTGCAAGCTCCTGTTCATGGATGAAGCAAACGAGTACAAGATGTACGAGGCAGTGAAATTCCTCATGCTCTACCAGGCCATTGAGATGTCTGAGGGGATGAGGCACGGGCAAGATGTCCCCAATTTCTGTGCAATCCTTTTCTCAAGGGACACATCTTTAGACCCTTTTAGCTTCATGCTAAACCACCTGAACACCATTGGTGACTCTGGTGGACTTGAGCAG attGAGATGTTTCTTCTTGGATACACCTTAGAGCTGCACATCCAAACCTTCAGACTGTACAAGTATGGCACAGAGGAATTTGAAGTTAGTTTCACTGATGTATGTGGGAAGGACTGGCACAAGATCACCCTCCTGACAGAAGATGACAGACATTATAACATACCTGTTACCCATCAATAG